In Thermococcus thioreducens, a genomic segment contains:
- the porD gene encoding pyruvate synthase subunit PorD, with product MAESPFKAEIERVQKEYSEKMTPGAIAVIPGSSVVNKTGSWRVFMPEFNRDKCVRCYLCYIYCPEPAIYLDEENYPVFDYDYCKGCGICANECPVDAITMVREVK from the coding sequence ATGGCCGAGAGTCCGTTTAAGGCCGAGATTGAGAGGGTTCAGAAGGAGTATAGCGAAAAGATGACCCCCGGAGCCATAGCCGTAATTCCGGGAAGCAGCGTCGTCAACAAGACCGGCTCGTGGAGAGTCTTCATGCCGGAGTTCAACAGGGACAAGTGCGTCCGCTGCTACCTCTGCTACATCTACTGTCCGGAGCCAGCTATCTATCTGGACGAGGAGAACTATCCGGTTTTTGACTACGACTACTGTAAGGGCTGCGGCATCTGTGCGAACGAGTGCCCTGTTGATGCCATAACAATGGTTAGGGAAGTCAAGTGA
- a CDS encoding 3-methyl-2-oxobutanoate dehydrogenase subunit beta, whose product MEIPENVKKRLSIPGDEHFYAGHTACQGCGASLGLRYVLKAYGRKTIFAIPACCSTIIAGPWPYSALDANLFHTAFETTGAVIGGIEAALKARGFKVKGEDGIMVVGWAGDGGTADIGLQALSGFLERGHDAVYIMYDNEAYMNTGIQRSGSTPYGAWTTNTPGGKRHFLEKRHKKKVIDIVIAHEVPYAATASIAYPEDFIRKLKKAQKIPGPSFIQLFAPCPTGWRSPTDKSIELARLAVQTAYFPLFEYENGKYKINMPSTKKEPKPIEEFLKYQGRFKYMTKEDIEVLQQWVLHEWEKLKKLAEIFG is encoded by the coding sequence ATGGAGATTCCCGAGAACGTTAAAAAGAGGCTGAGCATCCCCGGGGATGAGCACTTCTATGCAGGCCACACCGCCTGTCAGGGCTGTGGTGCCTCCCTGGGACTTCGCTACGTCCTTAAGGCTTACGGAAGGAAGACCATCTTCGCCATTCCGGCGTGCTGTTCGACCATCATAGCCGGCCCGTGGCCCTACAGCGCCCTCGATGCCAACCTGTTCCACACCGCCTTCGAGACGACCGGGGCCGTTATAGGCGGTATCGAAGCTGCCTTAAAGGCTAGGGGCTTTAAGGTCAAGGGCGAAGACGGCATAATGGTAGTCGGCTGGGCCGGCGACGGCGGTACAGCCGATATAGGCCTCCAGGCCCTTTCGGGCTTCCTTGAGAGGGGCCATGATGCCGTCTACATCATGTACGACAACGAGGCATACATGAACACCGGAATCCAGAGGTCTGGTTCAACCCCCTATGGAGCCTGGACCACCAACACCCCAGGTGGAAAGAGGCACTTCCTGGAAAAGCGGCACAAGAAGAAGGTCATTGACATAGTCATCGCCCACGAGGTGCCCTATGCGGCAACCGCCAGCATTGCTTACCCCGAGGACTTCATAAGGAAGCTCAAGAAGGCCCAGAAGATTCCAGGGCCGAGCTTTATACAGCTCTTCGCGCCGTGCCCGACCGGCTGGCGCTCACCCACAGACAAGAGCATCGAGCTTGCCCGCTTAGCCGTCCAGACTGCCTACTTCCCGCTCTTCGAGTACGAGAACGGAAAGTACAAGATTAACATGCCTTCAACGAAGAAGGAACCGAAGCCCATCGAGGAGTTCCTCAAGTACCAGGGCAGGTTCAAGTACATGACAAAGGAGGACATTGAAGTGCTCCAGCAGTGGGTTCTCCATGAATGGGAGAAGCTCAAGAAGCTCGCCGAGATCTTCGGCTGA
- a CDS encoding 3-methyl-2-oxobutanoate dehydrogenase subunit delta: MNTLFGERKEGATKIVLKSVDEYPEAPVTLGTTLTNFTGDWRTFIPVIDDSKCVKCYICWKFCPEPAIFIREDGYVGVDYDYCKGCGICANECPTNAITMEKEEK; encoded by the coding sequence GTGAACACGTTGTTTGGTGAAAGAAAAGAGGGAGCGACCAAAATCGTCCTCAAGTCGGTGGACGAGTATCCTGAGGCACCAGTTACTTTAGGGACGACCCTCACCAACTTCACCGGTGACTGGAGGACGTTCATACCAGTCATTGATGACAGCAAGTGTGTCAAGTGCTACATCTGCTGGAAGTTCTGCCCGGAGCCGGCCATATTCATCCGCGAGGACGGCTACGTTGGGGTGGACTACGACTACTGTAAGGGGTGCGGAATCTGCGCCAACGAGTGCCCGACCAATGCCATAACAATGGAGAAGGAGGAGAAGTGA
- a CDS encoding pyruvate/ketoisovalerate ferredoxin oxidoreductase subunit gamma, translating to MIEIRFHGRGGQGAVTAANILASAAFLEGKYVQAFPFFGVERRGAPVTAFTRIDEKPIRIKTQIYEPDIVVVLDPSLLDTVDVTAGLKEDGIVIVNTEKSKDEVLAKLKKKPAKLALVDATTIALDVLGLPITNTAILGAVAKATGVVTLEHVQKAIQDVFSGTLGEKNAKAAEEAFNKTTVYEL from the coding sequence ATGATAGAGATCCGTTTTCACGGTAGGGGTGGACAGGGCGCAGTTACCGCGGCCAACATACTGGCATCAGCCGCTTTCCTTGAGGGCAAATACGTCCAGGCGTTCCCGTTCTTTGGCGTCGAGAGGCGTGGAGCGCCGGTTACAGCGTTTACCAGGATTGACGAGAAGCCGATAAGGATAAAGACCCAGATTTACGAGCCCGACATTGTCGTCGTCCTCGACCCGAGCCTTCTCGACACCGTCGATGTTACCGCTGGACTGAAAGAGGACGGAATCGTCATCGTCAACACAGAGAAGAGCAAGGACGAGGTTCTTGCCAAGCTCAAGAAGAAGCCTGCCAAGCTGGCCCTGGTCGATGCTACCACCATAGCTCTTGATGTCCTCGGCCTGCCCATCACCAACACGGCAATCCTCGGTGCCGTCGCCAAGGCCACCGGCGTCGTCACGCTGGAGCACGTCCAGAAGGCAATACAGGACGTCTTCTCAGGGACACTTGGCGAGAAGAATGCCAAGGCCGCAGAGGAAGCCTTCAACAAGACCACAGTCTACGAGCTCTGA
- the porB gene encoding pyruvate synthase subunit PorB produces MAVRKPPITTREYWAPGHAACAGCGCAAALRLATKAFSEAMEEKYGDPNAFAIAQATGCMEVVSAVFPYTAWKAPWLHVAFENAAAAASGVEAAWKKLGRKGKILAIGGDGGTADIGMQALSGMLERWHNVVYLMYDNEAYMNTGIQRSSSTPYGAWTTTSPPGKYSIGEDKPKKWVALIAAAHQIPYVATASVANPYDYIRKMKKAAKIDGPAFIQVQCTCVPGWRAPPEKSIEITRLAIETGVWPLFEIENGDFHNIKIQAPGGGAKVKREGGRVVAIEFKKPIEEYLKLQGRFKHLFKQPEAIDQLREQIKAMWKTLGVEVTLPKPEE; encoded by the coding sequence ATGGCCGTTAGGAAGCCCCCGATCACTACTCGCGAGTACTGGGCCCCAGGACACGCCGCCTGTGCCGGCTGCGGCTGTGCTGCCGCCCTGAGGCTCGCCACCAAAGCCTTTAGCGAGGCCATGGAGGAGAAGTATGGAGACCCGAACGCCTTTGCAATAGCCCAGGCCACCGGATGTATGGAGGTCGTCAGCGCTGTCTTCCCGTACACCGCCTGGAAGGCCCCGTGGCTGCACGTCGCCTTTGAGAACGCGGCTGCCGCTGCCAGCGGTGTCGAGGCTGCCTGGAAGAAGCTCGGGAGAAAGGGCAAGATACTCGCCATTGGTGGCGACGGCGGTACGGCAGACATTGGTATGCAGGCCCTCTCAGGTATGCTGGAGCGCTGGCACAACGTCGTATACCTCATGTACGACAACGAGGCATACATGAACACCGGAATCCAGAGGTCGAGCTCAACCCCATACGGAGCCTGGACGACAACTTCACCTCCGGGCAAATACTCCATAGGTGAGGACAAGCCCAAGAAGTGGGTCGCCCTCATCGCTGCGGCACACCAGATACCCTACGTCGCCACCGCCAGCGTCGCCAACCCCTACGACTACATCAGGAAGATGAAGAAGGCCGCCAAGATCGACGGCCCCGCATTCATCCAGGTTCAGTGTACCTGTGTTCCGGGCTGGCGCGCCCCCCCTGAGAAGAGCATTGAGATCACCAGGCTCGCCATCGAGACCGGTGTCTGGCCGCTCTTTGAGATCGAGAACGGCGACTTCCACAACATCAAGATACAGGCACCGGGTGGAGGCGCAAAGGTCAAGCGCGAGGGAGGAAGGGTCGTCGCTATCGAGTTCAAGAAGCCCATCGAGGAGTACCTCAAGCTCCAGGGCAGGTTCAAGCACCTCTTCAAGCAGCCGGAGGCAATTGACCAGCTCCGCGAGCAGATCAAAGCTATGTGGAAGACCCTCGGTGTCGAAGTCACCCTCCCGAAGCCGGAGGAGTGA
- the hflX gene encoding GTPase HflX yields the protein MRAIGVIRKSRRERISREEFEELLRSAGYDVVAVLEQNREEHPKYNIGKGKLEELKELVRELGPDKVVFANRLTPSQAYNLWKELGIEIIDKWQLVLEIFGKRAHSKEAKLQVELASLQYEVPLVKEAIRRIKLGDRAGFKGMGEYQTQQYLKHIRYRMGRIRKELEKVKADREVKRKRREEVGFILLALAGYTNAGKSTLLNALSGEGIEAKNQMFTTLDTTTRRFKLGGKRVLVTDTVGFIDGLPPFIVEAFHSTLEEIVKADIILLVLDVSEPWGEIKRKFLASINVLRELKTLDKPMIVVLNKRDLTTEEDVRDKAMKIGEIIEERGVNVSRVVSISAKLGQLEELYSALEEVILTLPKYGAFEITVGEPEKVPQVMALINAIGEVLNVEYGEETRIEAYIQTGMIKELTRLGVGIRRLNQPNQREGLEDGQ from the coding sequence ATGAGGGCGATAGGCGTCATAAGGAAATCACGGCGGGAAAGAATAAGCCGAGAGGAGTTTGAAGAGCTCCTCAGGAGTGCCGGCTACGATGTAGTGGCGGTTCTGGAGCAGAACAGAGAGGAGCACCCCAAGTACAACATCGGAAAGGGTAAACTGGAGGAACTGAAGGAGCTTGTGAGGGAGCTTGGACCCGACAAGGTCGTATTCGCCAACCGCTTAACTCCCTCCCAGGCCTACAACCTCTGGAAGGAGCTTGGAATTGAAATCATCGACAAGTGGCAGCTCGTCCTTGAGATATTCGGAAAGAGGGCCCACTCAAAGGAGGCCAAGCTTCAAGTTGAGCTGGCTTCACTCCAGTACGAGGTTCCCCTCGTGAAAGAGGCCATACGGAGAATAAAACTCGGCGATAGGGCGGGATTCAAGGGTATGGGTGAGTATCAGACGCAGCAGTACCTCAAGCACATCCGCTACAGGATGGGGAGGATCAGAAAGGAGCTGGAGAAGGTCAAGGCAGACAGGGAGGTCAAGAGGAAAAGGCGCGAAGAGGTCGGGTTCATACTCCTTGCTTTGGCAGGCTACACCAACGCGGGTAAGTCCACGCTCCTGAACGCGCTCTCGGGGGAAGGGATCGAGGCCAAGAACCAGATGTTCACGACCCTGGATACGACCACCAGGCGGTTTAAACTCGGCGGGAAGAGGGTTCTCGTTACCGATACCGTCGGGTTCATAGACGGGCTTCCTCCATTCATAGTGGAGGCATTTCACTCGACGCTGGAGGAGATAGTGAAGGCGGACATAATACTCCTCGTCCTCGACGTCAGTGAACCGTGGGGCGAGATAAAGAGGAAGTTTCTGGCGTCCATTAACGTCCTGAGGGAGCTCAAAACACTAGATAAGCCGATGATAGTGGTGCTCAACAAGAGAGACCTGACCACCGAGGAGGACGTAAGGGACAAGGCAATGAAGATAGGGGAAATAATCGAGGAGCGCGGTGTAAACGTTTCCCGCGTCGTTTCGATATCAGCCAAGCTCGGCCAGCTGGAGGAGCTTTACAGTGCCCTCGAAGAGGTCATACTGACCCTGCCCAAGTACGGTGCCTTCGAGATAACTGTAGGCGAACCGGAGAAGGTCCCCCAGGTCATGGCGCTGATAAACGCCATCGGCGAGGTTCTGAATGTGGAGTACGGGGAGGAAACGAGGATAGAGGCCTACATCCAGACGGGGATGATAAAGGAGCTGACAAGGCTTGGAGTCGGGATAAGGAGGCTAAACCAGCCCAACCAGCGAGAAGGCCTTGAAGATGGCCAGTGA
- the porA gene encoding pyruvate ferredoxin oxidoreductase, with the protein MAEYKPIRKVVSGNYAAAYAVKHARVEVVAAYPITPQTSIIEKIAEFIANGEVENLEYVPVESEHSAMAACIGASAAGARVFTATSAQGLALMHEMLHWASGARLPVVMVDVNRAMAPPWSVWDDQTDSLAQRDTGWMQFYAENNQEVYDGVLMAFKIAETVNLPAMVIESAFILSHTYDVVEMIPQELVDEFLPPRKPLYDLTNFERPFSIGALGTPADYYEFRYKIQRAMEKAKEVIHEVGKEFGERFGRDYSQMIELYRTEDADFVFMGMGSLMGTVKQAVDVLRDEGYKVGAAKVRWFRPFPKEELYELAKNVEGIAVLDRNYSFGMEGILFTEAKGALYNTNAKPIMKNYIVGLGGRDFTVSDVRKIAENMRAIIEKGELDVEVDWYHLKR; encoded by the coding sequence ATGGCGGAGTACAAGCCGATTAGAAAGGTTGTGAGCGGCAACTACGCGGCCGCTTACGCTGTCAAGCACGCCCGCGTTGAGGTTGTGGCCGCTTACCCGATCACTCCCCAGACGAGCATCATCGAGAAGATAGCCGAGTTCATAGCCAACGGTGAAGTCGAGAACCTTGAGTACGTTCCAGTTGAGAGCGAGCACTCTGCCATGGCGGCATGTATAGGAGCGAGCGCGGCAGGAGCGAGGGTCTTCACTGCCACCTCCGCGCAGGGTCTCGCGCTCATGCACGAGATGCTCCACTGGGCATCTGGAGCCAGACTTCCTGTTGTGATGGTCGACGTCAACCGTGCCATGGCCCCACCTTGGAGCGTCTGGGACGACCAGACCGACAGTTTAGCGCAGAGGGACACCGGCTGGATGCAGTTCTATGCGGAGAACAACCAGGAGGTTTACGATGGTGTTTTGATGGCCTTCAAAATAGCGGAAACAGTTAACCTTCCTGCGATGGTCATCGAGAGCGCGTTCATTCTGAGCCACACCTACGACGTCGTCGAGATGATACCTCAGGAGCTTGTGGACGAGTTCCTCCCACCGAGGAAGCCGCTCTACGACCTCACCAACTTCGAAAGGCCCTTCTCAATAGGAGCCCTCGGAACTCCTGCCGACTACTACGAGTTCCGCTACAAGATACAGAGGGCCATGGAGAAGGCCAAGGAGGTCATCCACGAGGTCGGCAAGGAGTTCGGGGAGCGCTTCGGAAGGGACTACAGCCAGATGATCGAGCTTTACAGAACGGAGGATGCAGACTTCGTCTTCATGGGGATGGGCTCCCTTATGGGAACCGTCAAGCAGGCCGTTGACGTTCTCCGCGATGAGGGCTACAAGGTAGGAGCCGCCAAGGTGCGCTGGTTCAGGCCCTTCCCGAAGGAAGAACTTTATGAGCTCGCCAAGAACGTTGAGGGGATAGCAGTCCTGGACAGGAACTACTCCTTTGGCATGGAGGGTATACTCTTCACCGAGGCTAAGGGCGCGCTCTACAACACCAATGCAAAGCCCATCATGAAGAACTACATCGTCGGCCTTGGCGGAAGGGACTTCACCGTCAGCGATGTCAGGAAGATAGCCGAGAATATGAGGGCCATAATCGAGAAGGGAGAGCTTGACGTAGAGGTGGACTGGTACCACCTTAAGAGGTGA
- a CDS encoding Mrp/NBP35 family ATP-binding protein — protein MTIKTPPTLNIAGLGADPLTQRINEKQRKWRYKIAVLSGKGGVGKSTVAVNLATALAKKGYFVGILDADIHGPNVAKMLGVDKADVLAEKMEDGRFEMIPPMNDFLGQTTPIKVMSMGFLVPEDQPIIWRGSLVTKAIKQLLGDVKWGELDFMIIDFPPGTGDQILTVTQTVKLDAAIIVTTPQEVALLDTGKAVNMMKKMEVPYIAVVENMSYLICPHCGNEIDLFGKGGGRKLAEKEGVDFLGEIPIDLKAREASDAGMPIVLYEDTVAAKAFMEIVEKLVKRLEEMKEGEKESPESE, from the coding sequence ATGACGATAAAGACTCCCCCGACACTCAACATAGCCGGACTCGGCGCTGATCCCCTTACCCAGAGAATAAACGAGAAACAGAGGAAGTGGAGGTACAAGATAGCCGTGCTGAGCGGCAAGGGCGGCGTGGGAAAGAGCACCGTCGCTGTCAATCTGGCGACGGCACTGGCCAAGAAGGGCTACTTTGTAGGAATACTCGACGCGGACATACACGGACCGAACGTCGCCAAGATGCTCGGCGTTGACAAGGCGGATGTTCTGGCGGAGAAAATGGAAGACGGCAGGTTTGAAATGATACCGCCGATGAACGACTTCCTCGGACAGACAACACCTATAAAGGTAATGAGCATGGGCTTTCTGGTTCCAGAAGACCAGCCGATAATCTGGCGCGGCTCACTCGTCACAAAGGCGATAAAACAGCTCCTCGGCGACGTCAAGTGGGGCGAGCTCGACTTCATGATAATCGACTTCCCGCCCGGGACAGGTGACCAGATACTCACCGTCACTCAGACGGTAAAGCTTGATGCGGCGATAATAGTCACCACCCCACAGGAGGTGGCTTTGCTCGATACGGGCAAGGCCGTTAACATGATGAAGAAGATGGAAGTGCCATACATAGCGGTCGTTGAGAACATGAGCTACCTCATCTGCCCGCACTGCGGCAACGAGATAGACCTCTTCGGCAAGGGAGGCGGTAGAAAGCTCGCCGAGAAGGAGGGAGTTGACTTCCTTGGAGAGATCCCAATAGACCTCAAGGCTAGAGAAGCGAGCGACGCTGGTATGCCTATAGTCCTCTATGAGGACACCGTGGCGGCGAAGGCATTCATGGAGATAGTGGAGAAGCTCGTGAAAAGGCTTGAGGAGATGAAGGAAGGGGAGAAGGAGAGCCCCGAATCGGAGTGA
- the porA gene encoding pyruvate synthase subunit PorA codes for MPIRKVMKANEAAAWAAKLAKPKVIAAFPITPSTLVPEKISEFVADGELDAEFIKVESEHSAISACVGASAAGVRTFTATASQGLALMHEILFIAAGMRLPIVIAVGNRALSAPINIWNDWQDTISERDTGWLQFYAENNQEALDLILIAFKVAEDERVLLPAMVGFDAFILTHTVEPVEIPDQELVDEFLGEYVPKHAYLDPSRPITQGTLAFPAHYMEARYTVWEANENAKKVIDEAFAEFEKRFGRKYQKIEEYRTDDAEIIFVTMGSLAGTVKEYVDMLREKGVKVGVAKLTVYRPFPTEEVRELAKKAKVLALLEKNVTFSVGGALFQDFSRALINEKEKPVIVDFILGLGGRDVTFKDLDEALGIAQKALAGEEFDEVNWIGLRKEIL; via the coding sequence ATGCCGATTAGGAAGGTTATGAAGGCCAACGAAGCGGCTGCCTGGGCGGCCAAGCTGGCCAAGCCGAAGGTTATAGCCGCATTCCCAATTACACCGTCCACCCTGGTTCCGGAGAAGATCAGCGAGTTTGTCGCGGATGGGGAGCTCGACGCCGAGTTCATCAAGGTCGAGAGCGAGCACTCAGCGATTTCAGCCTGTGTAGGTGCCTCAGCCGCTGGAGTCAGAACCTTCACGGCCACAGCTTCCCAGGGTCTCGCCCTCATGCACGAGATACTCTTCATTGCAGCAGGAATGCGCCTCCCGATAGTCATCGCCGTCGGAAACAGGGCTTTGAGCGCTCCGATTAACATCTGGAACGACTGGCAGGACACCATCAGCGAGCGCGACACCGGGTGGCTCCAGTTCTACGCCGAGAACAACCAAGAAGCTTTAGACCTCATCCTGATAGCGTTCAAGGTCGCGGAGGACGAGAGGGTTCTCCTCCCGGCCATGGTCGGCTTTGACGCGTTCATCCTGACCCACACCGTCGAGCCGGTTGAGATTCCCGACCAGGAGCTCGTTGACGAGTTCCTCGGCGAGTATGTGCCAAAGCACGCCTACCTCGACCCGAGCAGGCCGATAACCCAGGGTACCCTCGCCTTCCCGGCCCACTACATGGAGGCGAGATACACCGTCTGGGAGGCAAACGAGAACGCCAAGAAGGTCATTGACGAGGCCTTTGCTGAGTTCGAGAAGAGGTTTGGAAGGAAGTACCAGAAGATTGAGGAGTACCGCACAGATGACGCCGAGATAATCTTCGTCACCATGGGTTCACTCGCCGGAACCGTCAAGGAGTACGTTGACATGCTCCGCGAGAAGGGCGTTAAGGTTGGAGTCGCCAAGCTCACCGTCTACAGGCCCTTCCCGACCGAAGAGGTTAGGGAGCTGGCGAAGAAGGCCAAGGTCTTAGCTCTGCTTGAGAAGAACGTCACATTCAGCGTCGGCGGGGCACTCTTCCAGGACTTCAGCAGGGCACTTATCAACGAGAAGGAGAAGCCCGTCATAGTTGACTTCATCCTCGGCCTTGGTGGAAGGGACGTCACCTTCAAGGACCTCGACGAGGCCCTCGGCATAGCCCAGAAGGCCCTCGCTGGAGAGGAGTTTGATGAAGTCAACTGGATAGGACTGAGGAAGGAGATACTGTGA
- a CDS encoding inorganic phosphate transporter, producing MEGIALAAIAVAFYIAWNIGSNDSANAMGTAVGAGILSFRQATLTIAIFVLMGAYLKGYKVMKTVGKGIVPEGYLTMEMAVIALLAAGVWVTIATVKGLPVSTTQAIVGGVIGVGLATHAPVNWYTLGKIAAAWVVSPLLSGILAMLLYRFYSWVVSKIGSMSTIEALYKALAILGGSYMAFNFGTNEVANASGPIVGAGFMEPKTAGIVVALSLAVGSLTFSYAVMHTVGKKITALGPVSAFAAQFGSAIAVSLANFFGLPVSSSQSIVGGVVGVGLLAGEGVEKSVIRDIIFGWVATPLTAIFISLAIFKAFSLVGLV from the coding sequence ATGGAAGGCATTGCCCTCGCAGCGATAGCAGTGGCATTCTACATCGCCTGGAACATAGGCTCCAACGATTCCGCCAACGCTATGGGTACAGCTGTCGGCGCGGGCATACTCAGCTTCCGCCAGGCGACGCTGACGATAGCCATCTTTGTCCTTATGGGGGCGTACCTCAAGGGCTACAAGGTCATGAAGACCGTCGGGAAAGGCATAGTTCCGGAAGGGTACCTCACGATGGAGATGGCTGTCATAGCGCTCCTAGCGGCGGGAGTGTGGGTCACGATAGCGACCGTGAAAGGCCTTCCCGTCTCGACAACTCAGGCTATAGTTGGGGGCGTCATCGGAGTGGGCCTGGCCACCCACGCACCCGTCAACTGGTACACCCTCGGGAAGATAGCCGCGGCGTGGGTCGTTTCACCCCTTCTCTCGGGGATACTTGCGATGCTCCTTTACAGGTTCTACTCGTGGGTAGTCTCTAAAATTGGGAGTATGTCAACGATCGAGGCCCTTTATAAGGCCCTGGCCATACTGGGAGGCTCCTACATGGCCTTCAACTTCGGAACCAATGAGGTGGCGAACGCCTCCGGGCCAATAGTGGGAGCGGGCTTCATGGAGCCCAAGACGGCTGGGATAGTGGTGGCGCTCAGCTTGGCTGTTGGGTCCCTGACCTTCAGCTACGCTGTTATGCACACAGTCGGAAAGAAGATAACCGCCCTCGGTCCGGTTTCGGCCTTCGCGGCCCAGTTCGGCTCGGCCATAGCGGTCAGCCTGGCGAACTTCTTCGGACTGCCAGTCAGCTCAAGCCAGTCCATAGTCGGCGGCGTTGTTGGAGTTGGCCTCCTCGCCGGTGAAGGGGTTGAAAAGTCGGTAATCAGGGACATTATCTTCGGTTGGGTCGCCACGCCGCTGACGGCGATATTCATTTCACTGGCCATCTTCAAGGCCTTCTCGCTGGTTGGGCTGGTTTAG